The proteins below are encoded in one region of Chitinophagales bacterium:
- a CDS encoding insulinase family protein, translating into MINFKSHRLSNGLKVIVHEDHATPLAAVNILYNVGARDENPSHTGFAHLFEHLMFGGSENVPLFDEPLQQASGENNAFTSNDITNYYESLPAINLETAFWLESDRMNSLNFDDHSLDVQRKVVCEEFKEHYINQPYGDVWHQLRSLAYRQHPYQWPTIGKKLEHVEQASLDEVKKFFFRYYRPNNSILVVAGNVKAEDVFSLAEKWFESIPEGEDFHRQLPVEPVQTEPRSLTLHSNVPLDAIYKAWHMPGRMDDTYYAADLLSDILSGGKSSRLYQALVKEKKMFSEVHAYHTGSIDPGLMVIEGKLVKGVKMEEAENAINEEVIKIKAEIINDQELTKIKNRVESQIAFSEMEVLNKAMNLAYCELLGNANLVNEEAAYYLNTTAEEIQNIAIEIFRESNCSTLYYYSNN; encoded by the coding sequence ATGATCAATTTTAAAAGCCACCGCCTAAGTAACGGATTAAAAGTAATAGTTCATGAAGACCATGCTACGCCTTTGGCGGCAGTGAATATTTTGTATAATGTAGGTGCGCGGGATGAAAATCCCAGCCATACTGGTTTCGCGCATCTGTTTGAGCACCTTATGTTTGGAGGTTCAGAAAACGTACCCTTATTTGATGAACCTCTTCAACAGGCAAGCGGGGAAAACAATGCTTTTACGTCTAACGATATTACCAACTATTATGAATCGCTCCCAGCAATAAACCTTGAAACTGCCTTCTGGCTGGAATCCGACCGAATGAATTCCTTAAATTTTGATGATCATTCACTGGATGTGCAGCGGAAAGTGGTGTGTGAAGAGTTCAAAGAGCACTACATCAATCAGCCGTATGGTGATGTATGGCACCAATTAAGGTCTCTTGCTTATAGGCAGCATCCCTACCAGTGGCCGACTATTGGAAAAAAACTGGAACATGTCGAGCAGGCTTCTCTTGATGAAGTGAAAAAATTTTTCTTCCGGTATTACCGGCCTAATAACTCCATTTTGGTAGTAGCAGGCAATGTTAAGGCTGAAGATGTTTTTTCCCTGGCTGAAAAATGGTTTGAAAGTATTCCCGAAGGGGAAGATTTTCATCGTCAGTTACCCGTGGAACCTGTTCAAACCGAACCACGCTCACTTACCTTGCATTCGAATGTACCACTTGATGCCATCTATAAAGCATGGCATATGCCCGGACGCATGGATGATACCTACTATGCCGCAGATTTACTCAGTGATATTTTATCAGGTGGAAAATCAAGCCGGCTCTACCAGGCTTTGGTAAAAGAGAAAAAAATGTTTTCTGAAGTACATGCCTACCATACGGGATCAATTGATCCGGGGCTTATGGTGATTGAAGGAAAGCTGGTGAAAGGAGTTAAAATGGAAGAGGCCGAAAATGCTATTAATGAGGAAGTTATAAAAATCAAAGCTGAGATTATCAATGATCAGGAGCTTACGAAAATTAAAAATAGGGTTGAATCTCAAATTGCTTTTTCTGAAATGGAAGTGCTGAATAAAGCCATGAACCTTGCTTATTGTGAATTACTGGGAAATGCAAACCTGGTGAATGAAGAAGCAGCCTATTACTTGAATACCACTGCAGAAGAGATACAAAATATCGCCATAGAAATTTTCAGAGAATCAAATTGCTCTACCCTCTACTATTATTCTAACAACTAA
- a CDS encoding TolC family protein: protein MIFWKRTIIFSCIYFFWNNATFSQSRDLDFYVKTAIQNSPLLKDYQNQIRSNHIDSLILRAGMKPQIAGTAGAYYPPLINGYGYDPAITNYGSYSALLGIRKDLFRGGEFNNRYFSLHYISDSILYAAGVSERDLKKTVIAQYIIAYGDLEQMHYHSELLQFLGDEDQVLKKITEQGIYRQTDYLTFHVLYQQQQLQLKQLEIQYKLDYEILNYICGLVDTSSIILSDPSLVNSLLPTLNQLLFSKPFIRDSLALHNRDLLIDLNYRPRLSIFGDAGYETSFTFHSEKNFGVSFGANFTIPLYDGKQRRLLHEKIQLLEDTRTRYRDFFVSQYQQQIRLLTEQLKNTEDLIRDYHDQLKFSEGLIEANKKLIATGDVRISDFLLAINNYMVAKNALLQFNISRYQVINQLNYWNSPVQ, encoded by the coding sequence ATGATTTTTTGGAAGCGTACGATAATATTTTCCTGTATTTATTTTTTTTGGAATAATGCAACCTTCTCACAGTCACGTGATCTGGATTTTTATGTGAAAACGGCAATTCAGAACAGTCCTCTGCTTAAAGACTATCAGAATCAAATCCGAAGCAACCACATTGATAGTTTAATTCTCAGGGCAGGTATGAAGCCCCAGATTGCCGGCACGGCGGGTGCATACTACCCTCCGTTGATAAACGGTTATGGCTATGATCCTGCCATTACCAATTATGGAAGTTACAGTGCTTTATTGGGGATTAGAAAAGATTTATTTCGGGGGGGAGAATTTAATAACAGATATTTTTCCTTGCATTACATAAGTGATTCCATATTATATGCAGCCGGGGTTTCAGAAAGGGATTTAAAAAAAACAGTCATTGCACAATACATTATCGCATATGGGGATTTGGAACAAATGCATTACCATTCGGAGTTGCTGCAGTTCTTAGGAGATGAAGATCAGGTTCTGAAAAAAATTACGGAACAAGGTATCTACAGGCAAACTGATTATCTAACTTTTCATGTACTGTACCAGCAACAACAGTTGCAATTGAAGCAACTTGAAATTCAGTATAAACTGGACTATGAAATTCTTAATTATATCTGTGGATTAGTGGACACTTCCTCCATTATACTATCAGATCCTTCCTTAGTCAACTCTTTACTTCCTACACTCAATCAATTGCTGTTTTCAAAACCCTTTATAAGAGATAGTTTGGCCTTGCATAATAGAGATTTGCTTATTGATTTAAACTACAGACCCCGACTAAGCATTTTCGGGGATGCTGGTTATGAAACCTCTTTTACCTTTCATTCTGAAAAAAATTTTGGAGTCAGCTTTGGAGCAAATTTTACTATCCCTTTATATGATGGAAAGCAGCGCAGGCTGCTGCATGAAAAAATTCAACTGCTTGAAGATACCAGAACCCGGTATCGAGATTTCTTTGTTTCTCAGTATCAACAGCAAATAAGGCTGCTCACGGAACAGCTTAAGAATACTGAAGATCTTATACGGGATTACCATGACCAGTTAAAGTTTTCTGAAGGGTTAATTGAAGCAAATAAGAAGTTAATTGCTACAGGCGATGTTCGCATTTCGGATTTTTTGCTTGCAATAAACAATTATATGGTCGCAAAAAATGCCTTACTTCAATTCAATATCAGCCGTTATCAGGTTATCAATCAATTAAATTATTGGAATAGCCCAGTTCAATGA
- a CDS encoding T9SS type A sorting domain-containing protein, with translation MLKKRHFFSAALRVFIIIATSTFSLDAQNVQLMLGVRQPLSLDYIGYNGMNTTHSGEWWNEPDLMSHVPLLKAKTLRYPGGSIANWWDWKKGWFIDRKDLPQKYKDLAPKANTLENFKKTLDSCHATTVYDLNMMTSTVSDQIKMLMHAQSIGMDVTYIELGNEFYILGTDNGEGDGDSSLLMQEFPTANSYGDTCTIWIDSIRRYFPNAKIAAQGTFNKTGEDRRETWDELMATTLKGEDAVTYHTYYGGENPKCNNPGQYLSSDIPEFLWRPFDAWNTLYTKDLSILRKGDEAWITEYNLDDFQKPVHGSWGHALFLANFSMQFLQDARITMIECHDMNGSAVHGTYFESTGGLSFTGDKGYISPPNPPKTTAWDLTAAGISMKVLGLAMDKNNYTAPLYFGTSPTITFKNEEGVSITYPALFGFHFCNSNSSDAVILNLSSKTYKITTTDIFPQGGTYERYDADPLSYPAKESQVNDVTGNLSSTPVTLKPYSITHITSNSVPPPPPPTALKIKVNGPSLFCEGDSVQLDAGPGYVNYKWSTGATSQKIWVYDEADYSVRGYTNQFGYAVADTVSISVNPKPKAPHVNPSSGKRIFCEGGNVVLSPSFDLSGYDVLWNNGLTTQSITVTTGGNYWLTITDENGCKANSDTEAITVNPLPKPLITAKGPTAFCFDQSVTLDAGKGYKSYNWSNGKHGHSVSINKQGHYTVTVKDNNSCSGTSDSVYIEVWNRPDPIITVYGPDEFCEGTSPTYLLTQWNYNMQWQKNGVGIEGAIEKKYYPTESGNYSVISMDNHTCTKISDSTPITVDPAPLAEITISGSINLCYGQTTILQAKTGTGYQYQWQLNGVDIFGAILSSFVAIAPGDYTYTVTDSYGCFAIAPAVTITSYCKNGSVSASNESKAGLMIVFPNPAQSKIHVQLSLKALNNRACHLEISNLLGEVLFEEEKMAEGNSFSDDIFLTPLFSEGPYLVRIISGDEIYHKEFIVVAKKD, from the coding sequence ATGCTTAAAAAACGCCATTTTTTTAGCGCTGCACTACGTGTGTTTATAATAATTGCAACTTCAACGTTTTCCCTCGATGCTCAAAATGTCCAGCTCATGCTGGGCGTTCGTCAGCCACTCTCACTGGATTACATTGGCTATAATGGAATGAACACCACCCACAGTGGTGAATGGTGGAATGAACCAGACCTGATGAGTCATGTGCCATTATTAAAAGCAAAGACGCTCCGTTATCCCGGGGGCAGCATTGCCAACTGGTGGGATTGGAAGAAAGGCTGGTTCATTGATCGCAAAGATCTTCCTCAAAAATATAAAGACCTTGCCCCAAAGGCCAACACGCTGGAAAACTTCAAAAAAACACTTGACAGCTGCCATGCTACTACCGTTTATGACTTAAACATGATGACCTCAACCGTCAGCGACCAGATTAAAATGCTAATGCATGCTCAATCTATAGGAATGGATGTTACCTACATTGAGCTTGGCAATGAGTTCTATATCCTGGGCACAGACAATGGAGAAGGCGATGGAGATTCTTCTTTACTGATGCAGGAATTTCCTACAGCAAATTCCTATGGAGACACGTGCACCATCTGGATCGATTCTATCCGCCGTTATTTTCCCAACGCGAAAATTGCTGCCCAGGGTACCTTTAACAAGACCGGTGAAGACCGCAGGGAAACATGGGATGAGCTGATGGCAACCACACTAAAAGGCGAAGATGCTGTTACTTATCATACCTATTATGGTGGTGAAAATCCAAAATGCAATAACCCCGGCCAATACTTGTCATCCGATATTCCTGAATTTCTATGGCGTCCATTTGATGCCTGGAACACCTTATATACTAAGGACCTAAGCATTTTACGTAAAGGAGATGAGGCATGGATTACAGAATATAACCTCGATGATTTTCAAAAACCTGTGCATGGCTCCTGGGGTCATGCCCTGTTCCTTGCGAACTTCAGCATGCAATTTTTGCAGGATGCACGCATTACCATGATTGAATGCCATGATATGAACGGCAGCGCTGTTCATGGTACTTATTTCGAGAGTACCGGTGGGTTAAGTTTTACAGGTGATAAAGGTTATATTTCTCCACCTAATCCACCAAAAACTACCGCCTGGGATCTTACTGCAGCAGGAATATCCATGAAGGTACTAGGACTTGCTATGGATAAAAACAACTATACTGCACCGTTATACTTCGGCACTTCCCCTACAATCACCTTTAAAAATGAAGAAGGCGTAAGCATTACATATCCGGCTTTATTTGGATTTCACTTCTGCAACAGCAACTCCTCTGATGCTGTAATTTTAAATCTTTCCAGTAAGACCTATAAAATTACCACTACCGACATTTTTCCTCAGGGTGGGACCTATGAGCGTTACGACGCAGACCCGCTTTCATATCCCGCTAAAGAGTCACAGGTGAATGATGTTACCGGTAACCTTTCCTCAACCCCTGTTACATTGAAGCCCTATTCGATTACCCACATCACATCAAACAGTGTTCCGCCGCCGCCTCCTCCGACTGCTTTGAAAATCAAGGTTAATGGTCCTTCGCTTTTCTGTGAAGGCGACAGCGTACAATTAGATGCAGGACCGGGGTACGTCAACTACAAGTGGTCAACGGGAGCAACATCACAGAAAATATGGGTATATGATGAGGCTGATTATTCTGTGAGAGGCTATACAAACCAATTTGGCTATGCGGTGGCAGATACAGTAAGCATAAGTGTGAATCCAAAACCAAAGGCACCCCATGTTAATCCCTCCTCAGGTAAAAGGATATTCTGTGAAGGAGGTAATGTAGTCCTCAGTCCGAGCTTCGACCTATCGGGCTATGACGTACTCTGGAATAATGGCCTGACTACGCAATCGATCACGGTTACAACAGGTGGAAATTACTGGCTTACTATTACCGATGAAAATGGATGCAAAGCCAATTCCGATACTGAAGCTATTACAGTAAATCCGCTTCCAAAGCCATTGATTACTGCTAAAGGTCCTACTGCATTCTGCTTTGATCAAAGTGTTACGCTGGATGCAGGAAAAGGATATAAATCTTATAACTGGTCGAATGGAAAACATGGTCATTCCGTTTCCATCAATAAGCAAGGCCATTACACTGTAACGGTGAAGGATAATAACAGCTGTTCCGGGACTTCTGATTCAGTATACATTGAAGTATGGAACCGTCCTGATCCTATCATTACAGTATATGGTCCTGATGAATTTTGTGAAGGAACCTCACCAACCTATTTGTTGACGCAATGGAACTATAACATGCAATGGCAAAAAAATGGAGTAGGTATTGAGGGAGCTATTGAAAAGAAATATTATCCAACTGAAAGCGGGAATTACAGTGTAATAAGCATGGACAATCATACATGTACCAAAATCTCTGACAGTACCCCTATTACTGTAGATCCGGCACCATTAGCAGAAATTACAATTTCCGGTTCAATCAATTTATGTTATGGCCAGACAACGATACTTCAGGCAAAAACTGGCACTGGTTATCAGTATCAATGGCAATTAAACGGCGTGGATATTTTTGGAGCAATACTTTCCTCTTTCGTGGCCATTGCTCCCGGAGACTATACGTATACGGTAACTGATTCGTATGGTTGTTTTGCCATTGCTCCCGCTGTAACTATTACGTCTTATTGCAAGAATGGCTCTGTATCAGCATCGAATGAAAGTAAGGCCGGATTGATGATCGTGTTTCCAAACCCTGCTCAATCTAAAATTCATGTACAACTGTCCTTGAAAGCGCTGAACAACCGAGCTTGTCATTTAGAGATCAGTAATCTTTTAGGAGAAGTGCTGTTCGAAGAAGAAAAAATGGCCGAGGGAAATTCATTTTCCGATGATATTTTTCTGACTCCACTCTTCTCAGAAGGGCCTTATCTTGTAAGAATAATATCGGGGGATGAAATTTACCACAAGGAATTTATAGTGGTTGCAAAGAAAGATTAA
- the mqnC gene encoding dehypoxanthine futalosine cyclase, translating to MNAEQLLNRALNFEFLSAEEGLFLFENVPTPELMAVAHSLRMIQKPKKVVTWIIDRNVNTTNVCIANCKFCNFYRRPGHTEEYITTIDQYKQKIEETFRYGGDQLLLQGGHHPDLGLRFYVKLFKELKSLYPSLKLHSLGPPEIAHITKLEKSTHSQVLKALIEAGLDSLPGAGAEILNDRVRRLISKGKCGGQEWLDIMRATHQLGLTSSATMMFGHVETLYERFEHLVLLRQVQSEKPESSKGFIAFIPWPFQDQGTLLRKIRGVRNQVTGDEYVRMIALSRIMLPNILNIQASWLTIGKEVAQLCLHAGANDFGSIMIEENVVSAAGAPHRFTSNGIQQAIRDAGFEPQLRNQQYENRLIPVSTEQQLINY from the coding sequence ATGAATGCAGAGCAACTACTAAACCGAGCATTAAATTTTGAATTCCTTTCAGCGGAAGAAGGATTATTTCTTTTTGAAAATGTTCCCACTCCTGAACTGATGGCAGTAGCTCATTCTCTCCGAATGATTCAAAAGCCTAAAAAGGTAGTTACCTGGATCATTGACCGTAATGTGAATACAACAAATGTTTGTATTGCTAACTGCAAATTTTGCAACTTCTACCGAAGACCGGGACATACGGAGGAATATATTACCACCATAGATCAGTATAAGCAGAAAATTGAAGAAACGTTTCGCTACGGAGGTGATCAGCTGTTATTACAAGGCGGTCATCATCCTGATTTAGGGTTAAGGTTTTATGTGAAACTTTTTAAAGAATTGAAATCACTTTATCCCTCGCTTAAGCTCCACTCACTGGGACCTCCTGAAATAGCGCACATTACTAAGTTAGAAAAATCAACACACAGTCAGGTACTCAAGGCATTGATTGAAGCAGGCTTGGATTCATTGCCCGGCGCAGGTGCTGAAATCTTGAATGACCGGGTACGAAGGTTAATTTCAAAAGGAAAGTGCGGCGGACAAGAGTGGCTAGACATTATGCGCGCAACCCATCAATTAGGACTGACCTCGTCTGCAACCATGATGTTTGGCCATGTGGAAACATTATATGAGCGGTTTGAGCACCTGGTTCTGCTGAGGCAGGTTCAGTCAGAAAAGCCTGAAAGCTCAAAGGGCTTTATCGCCTTTATTCCCTGGCCGTTTCAGGACCAGGGGACTTTGCTTCGTAAAATTCGCGGGGTCAGAAACCAGGTAACGGGCGATGAATATGTACGTATGATTGCTTTAAGTCGCATCATGCTTCCCAATATTTTGAATATTCAGGCATCCTGGCTTACGATTGGGAAAGAAGTAGCCCAGCTTTGTCTTCATGCAGGTGCAAATGATTTTGGTTCCATAATGATTGAGGAAAACGTGGTAAGCGCCGCTGGTGCTCCGCACCGGTTTACTTCTAATGGTATTCAGCAAGCAATTCGGGATGCCGGGTTTGAACCGCAATTGCGAAACCAGCAGTATGAAAACAGGCTGATCCCTGTTTCCACAGAACAGCAATTAATCAATTATTAA
- a CDS encoding alpha/beta hydrolase, translated as MAQQDLRIKELQDKVIAPGQTIRNMEYAKVNGQSLQLDLYLPASKDSFPVIVFIHGGGFTAGDKSSAAAYAPFFTARGFAIASINYRLAPAAIFPDQIYDVKGAIRFLRAHATQFHLDPDRLAVFGTSAGGALASLAGVSCDVANLEGTVGGNSKYSSCVQATVNCFGSFSYENMMNTGFAPSREIHLEELFGCKDIYSEACREKIKMMAPESYIDKADGHFLILHGEKDTSVPLQNSIDFDKKLKAGGVSSILITDPHFGHGEGIIKAHFSEIIAFLTKALQ; from the coding sequence ATGGCACAACAGGATTTGAGAATAAAAGAGCTTCAGGACAAGGTTATTGCACCAGGGCAGACTATCAGGAATATGGAATATGCAAAGGTAAATGGACAATCCTTGCAGCTTGATCTGTATCTTCCTGCTAGTAAAGACTCTTTTCCCGTAATCGTATTTATACATGGTGGTGGATTCACTGCAGGCGATAAAAGCAGCGCAGCGGCATATGCTCCATTCTTTACTGCCAGGGGATTCGCGATAGCATCCATCAATTATCGTCTTGCTCCGGCTGCTATTTTCCCGGATCAGATTTACGATGTAAAAGGTGCTATCCGTTTCCTTAGGGCACATGCCACTCAGTTTCATCTCGACCCTGACCGGCTTGCTGTTTTTGGTACATCTGCCGGAGGAGCGCTCGCGTCTTTAGCCGGGGTTTCCTGTGATGTTGCAAATTTGGAAGGGACGGTGGGAGGTAACAGCAAATATTCCAGTTGTGTACAGGCAACTGTAAATTGTTTTGGCTCTTTCAGCTACGAGAATATGATGAATACGGGTTTTGCCCCCTCCCGCGAAATTCATCTGGAGGAATTGTTTGGATGTAAGGATATATATTCAGAGGCGTGCAGGGAAAAAATTAAAATGATGGCGCCCGAAAGCTATATCGATAAAGCAGATGGTCATTTTCTCATTCTTCATGGTGAAAAAGATACAAGTGTGCCTCTGCAAAACAGTATTGATTTTGATAAAAAATTAAAAGCCGGTGGAGTTTCCTCCATTTTAATTACTGATCCGCATTTTGGTCACGGAGAAGGAATTATTAAGGCTCATTTTTCTGAAATCATTGCCTTTTTAACGAAGGCATTACAGTGA
- a CDS encoding insulinase family protein, which yields MTTTIDRSTAPLIRDIESINLPLIGEYFLKNGVPLYMVAGGEQEVLKIELLFDAGRWTEPLRAVASTTSKMLTEGTVNKTAQQIAETIDFYGASIHTDASVDYASVTMYTLTKHLDHVLPVLQEIIYQPIFPERELVTYIQNSSQRLLINMEKVDFLAQKIFNEQLYGRNHPNGYTTEAKDYSEINFKLLKDFHQSRYCSGLKMVFASGNVNESIIAKIDNYFGGLYAKYFSPNNQNFTEVPASNVFQQKKDAVQSGIRIGKKMVNKLHPDYVSLRVLNTVLGGYFGSRLMQNLREDHGFCYGVHSGVSSYLHDAHLYITTEVGDEVVWQAVDEIYKEVNRLRTEMIPGEELRLVKNYMLGVFLADADGPFNVSDIVRGLKVYELKESFFYNMIEKIKSVTSEELLQLAVQYFDPGSMLEIVVGNNPRN from the coding sequence ATGACTACTACTATAGACCGATCGACTGCTCCTTTAATACGTGACATCGAATCTATTAACCTACCCTTAATAGGTGAATATTTTTTAAAGAATGGAGTGCCTTTATATATGGTTGCCGGAGGAGAACAGGAAGTTTTAAAAATTGAATTGCTTTTTGATGCCGGAAGGTGGACTGAACCGCTACGTGCTGTAGCTTCCACTACCAGTAAAATGCTGACAGAAGGCACTGTTAACAAAACAGCTCAGCAAATAGCGGAAACAATTGACTTTTACGGGGCTTCTATTCATACTGATGCTTCAGTGGATTATGCTTCTGTTACCATGTATACCCTTACGAAGCATCTTGATCATGTATTACCCGTTCTTCAGGAAATAATTTATCAACCCATATTTCCTGAAAGGGAATTAGTCACTTATATCCAGAATAGCAGCCAGCGGCTTTTAATAAATATGGAGAAAGTGGATTTCCTTGCTCAAAAGATTTTTAACGAACAACTGTATGGCAGGAACCATCCCAATGGATATACAACAGAAGCTAAGGACTATTCTGAAATCAATTTTAAGCTATTAAAAGATTTTCATCAGTCACGTTATTGCTCCGGGTTAAAGATGGTTTTCGCATCCGGAAATGTGAATGAAAGCATAATCGCTAAAATTGATAATTATTTTGGAGGTCTTTATGCTAAGTACTTTTCACCTAATAATCAGAACTTTACTGAAGTGCCGGCATCAAATGTTTTCCAGCAAAAAAAAGATGCTGTACAGTCCGGCATTCGAATAGGGAAAAAAATGGTAAATAAGCTGCATCCTGATTATGTTTCCCTGAGGGTTTTGAATACAGTTCTGGGCGGATATTTTGGGAGCAGGCTGATGCAAAATCTGAGAGAAGACCATGGTTTTTGTTATGGCGTTCACTCTGGTGTTTCATCCTATTTACACGATGCTCATCTATATATAACCACAGAAGTAGGTGATGAAGTGGTTTGGCAGGCTGTAGACGAAATTTATAAGGAGGTGAATCGTTTGAGAACGGAGATGATACCCGGGGAAGAGCTCCGGCTGGTAAAAAATTATATGCTGGGTGTTTTCCTGGCTGATGCTGATGGACCATTTAATGTTTCAGATATAGTCCGGGGATTAAAAGTGTATGAATTAAAAGAATCATTTTTCTATAATATGATTGAAAAAATTAAAAGTGTTACTTCAGAAGAATTGCTTCAACTGGCGGTTCAATATTTTGATCCGGGTTCAATGCTGGAAATTGTAGTTGGAAATAATCCCCGCAACTAA
- a CDS encoding efflux RND transporter periplasmic adaptor subunit — protein sequence MKIIDSFFIVFFCMAASACKNSKTTEESSIPEGTPVSVTSIAYDTLEEISELNATSVYLIKTPIKSSVNGYIQKVNGTLGSAVRIGQLLFVLKTKEANSLGNSINALDTSFHFSGIVTVKSPNTGFIVQLNNQQGDYVQDGEQLAVISDAGSFYFMMNVPYEEKFFLPGNNKLILELPDGEKIDGVLQSPLPVMDSASQTISYKIKVNTKQTIPEKLIAKVKLVKYFKPNAISLPKGTILSDETQQDFWVMKMINDSTAVKVPIHKGIENDTRIEILSPSFTAGDKILLTGNYGLPDTAKVTVVTPD from the coding sequence ATGAAAATTATAGATTCCTTTTTCATAGTCTTTTTTTGTATGGCGGCTTCTGCCTGCAAAAACAGTAAAACAACAGAAGAGTCTTCCATTCCGGAAGGTACTCCTGTTTCAGTTACTTCCATTGCTTATGATACTCTGGAAGAAATTTCGGAGCTAAACGCCACCTCGGTATATCTTATTAAAACACCCATAAAATCTTCCGTAAATGGATACATTCAAAAAGTGAATGGAACTCTTGGAAGCGCGGTCCGTATAGGCCAGCTTTTATTTGTTTTGAAAACAAAGGAAGCAAACAGCCTGGGAAATTCTATAAATGCTCTCGACACCTCATTTCACTTTTCAGGAATTGTTACCGTCAAATCTCCCAATACCGGTTTTATCGTTCAATTAAATAATCAGCAGGGAGATTATGTGCAGGATGGCGAACAGCTCGCGGTAATTAGTGATGCCGGAAGTTTTTATTTTATGATGAATGTTCCTTACGAAGAAAAATTTTTTTTACCTGGTAATAATAAACTTATACTCGAACTTCCGGATGGTGAAAAAATAGATGGAGTTCTGCAGTCTCCTTTACCCGTGATGGATTCGGCATCGCAAACAATAAGCTATAAAATCAAAGTGAACACTAAACAAACCATTCCTGAAAAGCTGATTGCTAAAGTAAAGCTGGTAAAATATTTTAAACCAAATGCAATTTCACTTCCGAAAGGCACTATTCTTTCTGATGAAACCCAGCAGGATTTTTGGGTAATGAAGATGATTAATGATTCCACTGCGGTAAAAGTGCCTATTCACAAGGGAATTGAAAATGATACCAGGATTGAAATTCTTTCACCCTCATTCACCGCCGGAGATAAAATTTTATTGACCGGTAACTATGGATTGCCGGACACTGCAAAGGTTACGGTGGTAACACCTGATTAA